One Nicotiana tabacum cultivar K326 chromosome 23, ASM71507v2, whole genome shotgun sequence genomic window, CAGTCTCACACCAAATTTTAAAGCACGCTCGTTAGAATTTCAGCAAGTTTTGGCGATCGTAAGATTTATGACACAATCCTGACGATCACTAGAATTTTCAGCCACAATGTTAAAAAAATTTAGTGATCGTCAAGATTTTGCCACAAATCTTGAAGGATCACCGGTATTTTTCAGCATTATGGCTGAATTCCTGGTgcttcataattttgatgtttgCCGGAACCGCTTTTTAAAATTCTGACCAGCGTACTTTAAAATTGGAGCCGGGGACTTATTATTTTCCCCAAGACTTTTACACCAATTGATATGCAAAAGAGACTCAATTTAATAGAATAATCGAGCGGAGACTTAATAGAAGGTTCAATTGAATGCCACAGATACTTTTTGGGTAGGATGCAATTATATGCACGCCCTTTGTAAATAAAACTAAACATAATTAACGTTGATGCGGAAATTACCAGAGAGAGAATGAAACAATTTCTATATATATACCCCTCAAGAAAATTTCCATGCCTAAAGtaatcaataacatcaaatattttcaaagaaaatactaagtgtaGCTACAAAATGTTGCATTCTTGATGCAAAGGAACAATCTCTCATAAGCCAAAGCCATCTTCTTTGCAGTGAACATAGAAGTTGCATATTCCCTACAAGCTTTTCCTCTTTGTGCTAATTTCTCTCTTCCTTCTTCAACCACTTTTTCAAGTGCTTCTACCAAAGACTCCACATTTGGAGAAAACATAAATCCAAATTCATCATCCACAATAATTGTGCCCTTTATACTAGGAAACCTTGAAGCCATAACTGGTTTCCCACTCATCATTGCCTCCATTAATGTAAGATCAAGCCCTTGTGGTCTAAGTGTAGGGTTCACAAAAATATCTATTGAGTTATAGAATCCTCTTAACTCAGATGAGTTCATTGAACCTAAGGCTATAACTTGAGGTCCTAAATCTTTGTACCTTTGTAACCAAGGTCCTGACCCTGCTACTATTAAATAAACATTAGGGTATTTTTCTTTGAGTTGTGAAAATGCTTCAAAAAGTAAAGGGTGCCCTTTATCCTTTACCAATCTTCCAGCTACACCTAGTACTATGCTTGCATTGTGGGGCACACCTATTTTGGACCCAAAGTCATGGCCTAGTCTTGAATCTTCACAAAATTCTTCTTCATCCACTCCATTAACAATCACATGGACTCTCCTTCTAGGAATTTGATAGACATCTCTAAGCATTTCTCCACAGCTATCACTTATGGCAACATGGTgtgcatagttttgaaaaaatcgAATTTCATTCAACACCTTTGGAATCATGCCCTGTAGGCTTTGATTAAAAGCAGGTGTCATAGGCTCAATTGGATTTCTTGCTAAATCTTGGAAGATGCTTGAATGTACACTCTCTAGAGCTATTCCATGCCAAGATACCACGAGATTCGAAAGGCCAAGAGCTACGTGATTAGGCAATGCCACGCTTTCCGAGTGAATTACATCAAATTGttctctttcattttcctcttcatATTGTTCCCACGCCTTATTGTAACGCCATTTCCCTGGTTCGCCCTCGTGCCAATGAATAGTTGGTGAAAGATATGGACTTAGGGCAGAGTCATCCATCATTGGTGGTGATGTGAAGACATGCACCTTGTGGCCACGACGCGCCATAGCCATGTGCAACGTATAGGCATGACGCTCCATGCCACCTGGGGTGGCACTCGTAGGCCATTTCCTAGAAAAGACCGCGATTTTTAGAGTTTTTAATGGGGGATTTTTATCAATAAACTTCAAACGGTTCCATGAAAATTCAGCATCACGTAGATCACCAGACCAAGACTCGATATTCGAAGAAGAGGTGCAGCAAATAGAGTTAGTAGGGGTATGAAGGAGGCGAAGGATAGGAATGGTGAAAAGAACAATGAAAAATAAGGTGGTGCAAAGTTTCGAATTAAGAGAGAGACGGGGCTTTTTAGGCTTGTTGAAGGCCATTGTGTTCGAGTATCAAAAAATGACGGGGGTTTGGAATTATAGCTGTGACATTGTATATAATGAAGGCTGGATTTTTCAAAGTTGAACTGCTAAGGAAAGTGGTGGTGGGAAAGTTTGGCAAAAATCCACGCACTATAAGCAAGTGCACTTGGACTGTTGGATTGGCATTTTGCTTGCTTTTAGTGCGTTCCTCACGCTTCTTCTGAAAAA contains:
- the LOC107765369 gene encoding uncharacterized protein LOC107765369; this translates as MAFNKPKKPRLSLNSKLCTTLFFIVLFTIPILRLLHTPTNSICCTSSSNIESWSGDLRDAEFSWNRLKFIDKNPPLKTLKIAVFSRKWPTSATPGGMERHAYTLHMAMARRGHKVHVFTSPPMMDDSALSPYLSPTIHWHEGEPGKWRYNKAWEQYEEENEREQFDVIHSESVALPNHVALGLSNLVVSWHGIALESVHSSIFQDLARNPIEPMTPAFNQSLQGMIPKVLNEIRFFQNYAHHVAISDSCGEMLRDVYQIPRRRVHVIVNGVDEEEFCEDSRLGHDFGSKIGVPHNASIVLGVAGRLVKDKGHPLLFEAFSQLKEKYPNVYLIVAGSGPWLQRYKDLGPQVIALGSMNSSELRGFYNSIDIFVNPTLRPQGLDLTLMEAMMSGKPVMASRFPSIKGTIIVDDEFGFMFSPNVESLVEALEKVVEEGREKLAQRGKACREYATSMFTAKKMALAYERLFLCIKNATFCSYT